The DNA segment TGCGCCTCTGACCTTCCAGCAGAAGCTCTACAACTGCCAGAATGATGTAGACCCCGAGACGGGCGCCCCCACCTGCGAAACACCAGCGGGGAACATCAACCGCGTCATTGACGGCAACCTGCAGATTGATGCCCGGGTCACCGAGAACTGGCTGGCCGACAACGTGGCGCGGGTGGGCGTCAACCCCGGCGAGTACACCATCTTTATGGTGAACTGGTTTGACCGCCCCGACTTCAAGTACCACAGCTACACCCGGCTTGACGCCGTGGACAGCGACGCGGATCAGGCCAATCCGGCCCCGGCCAGCGTGTTCGGCCAGCGCGGCAGCCGCCGTCTGATCGCCTGGGGCGGCAGCGTCCGCGACAATGCTCCAGCGCAGCGCGTGTGGTTCTACGATCTGTCGGCCAACCCCGATCCGTGGACCAACGCCTATGACGTGACCAACCCCGACGTGGACGGTGACCGCGAACCCGACTACCGCATGCCGCCCATCTGGGAATACGGCACCCGCAAGGCGAGCATCGGCTACGGGCGCAAGGTCAGCCCGGACCTCGCCCTGGTCACGCGCTACGCGGCCCTGAACCTGCTGTTCACGCCCAGCCCGATCTACCGCGCCGCGCTGACCCCGCCGCAAATGCCCGAGGAAATCGAGCTGAACGTGCATGTCGAGCAGGGTTCAGGGGCGGTGGCCCAGGGCAAGGTGTACCAGCCCGATCTGGCCCAGCGCCGGGTCTCGGTGCTGCAGCCGTTCGCCAAGTTCACGAGCACCGTCAAGGAAACCCCGCTCAGTGGTGACCTCTCCGACGTGTACCAGTGCTTCTTTGCCGATCCGAGCATTCCCGCGGATATCTGCTCGCCGGACTATGCCGACGCGACGGGTGAACGGCTGTTCACCTTCGCCGTCGACGAACTGCGCCGGGAGTACGCCAACACGCCTGCCAACAAGTACCTGCTTCCCATCTACCTGTTCAACGATCAGGCAAACACCCAGCCGGGTCTGCTGGGCATCGCCTACGACGACGGCGAGACCGGCACCCAGAGCTTCGTGTACTCCTTCCTGACGCCCGGATTGAATGCAGCAGGCTACGGCTTCACCGACACCTCGGTGCACGAGGTCGGCCACCACCTCAGCCTGTCGCATCCGCACGACGGCTACGACAGCGAGAAAGATATTTCCTACGGACCCAGCGGTCAGTTCCTGTTCGTGAACGTGGGCGATGAGAGCGCCACGATCATGTCCTACAACGACCTGTCGCGTGACTTCGGGCAGTTCAACCTCGACAGTCAGTACCGCTACCTGACCGCCGCGTATCTCAACAACACCAACGCCATCCTGGAACTCAGCCGCCGCTCCTCGCAGGAGGGCAAGGTGGCCGTGGCCGCCACCGCCGCCGATACCCTGTTCGCGCAGGCCAAGGCGAAATACGATGCCCTGGCGTACCTGGACGCGGCCCGCCTGGCCCATCAGGGCTACCGGGAGGTGCTGGACGCCGCCAAGACCGCCGGGGTCGACGTGCAGGCGTACAAGTGGTACCAGAACCTCAACGGCCTGTCGGCGGGCAAGGCCAAGCCCACCTTCAGCCGCACCTTCCAGGCTCAGAAGGGTGTGGTTATCTTTCCCGAAGAGAACGCTTTCCAGCGCAGCAAGCGTCTGGCTCCGTAACCCTGATCCAGCAACAGAGCCAGCAACAGGGAGGGGACCCGGCAAGGGTCCCCTCCTTCCCTGTTGCCAAGGACGCAGGGCCTGAAGACGGCATTTCAGAGCCGCGTCATACATGGTCATTAAGGTGGAAAGATGAAATACCTCGCCCTCGGGTTAACGCTGGCCCTCGCGCTGCCGGGAAGTGCCTGCGCGTGGAGTGGAACGGCGACGCGGACGGCACCGGCGCTCCCATCGTCACCGCAGCGGGCCACCGAGGGGGGAGGCATGAGGGCAACGGCCATCCAGGACGCGCAACCGACGCTGGAGTTGCTGATCACGGTCAGGCTGCTTGCTGGGCTGACCGGGCAGCCGGAGTTCAGGCGGGAGGCCCGAACCCGCCTGGCCCTCAGCGACCTGTTGCGCCCCCTGACCGATATGTCAGCGTTGTACCCCAGCGAGGCCCGCACCCTGAACGCGGCCCTGCAGGCTGCCCTGACCCCCGCGCAGGCACAGATGCTGACCCGTGCCCGCGCCGCGCTGGAGGCCCAAGTGCGATCATTTATGGCCCGCGCACGGTTTGCCACACCGGACGGCCCGCTCAACCTGACCGTGGCCCGTTACGGCCTGATGGTGCCGGGCGGCCCCGACATCGTTCGGGGCGTAACAGACTGCTCACTCCCCAATCCCTACCACACGGGGGTCAATGCAGCGCTGCTGGAGCGGCTGCTGACCGCACTGGCTCCCTGAAGCCGGACCCTTCCGGGCAAGCCGGGACCGGGGCGGGCCAGCCCCCGCTCACCACTTTCCGGCGCTCAGGCTCCCGCGCAGTCGGGGCACTGGCCGTACAGCGTGACCTCATGGGCTTCCACGATGAAGCCGCCCGGATACACCGTGCCGCTGGGCAGCGCGACCGGGCAGGTGTGCAACGTGAACACACGCCCGCACCGGGTGCAGGAAAAATGGTGGTGGTGGCCCTTGCCCGCAGTCTCATAGCGGGTTTCGCCATCAAGCGTGACCGGATGAATGCGCTTCTGGTCGGTCAGCAGCTTGAGGGTCCGGTAGACCGTGGCAATCCCCAGTCCCGGGAGATCACTCTGGGCCCGGGACAGCACCTCGGGCACGGCCAGCGGCCCCGGTGCCGCGTCCAGCACGCGGGCGATCACATCACGCTGGCGGGTGCTGCGGGTGGCCGTCATGTCCTCAGGCTAACAGAGCCGCGCGCCTGGCATCAAAAAACAGCCCACCATTCCGCGGTGGGCTGTTTCAAACGTTTGAATGTTGGACAGGCAGGCGCTAATGCCGGTTGGGGTTGCTCTTTTCCTCGGGGGCAATCACGCTGCCCTG comes from the Deinococcus aerophilus genome and includes:
- a CDS encoding Fur family transcriptional regulator gives rise to the protein MTATRSTRQRDVIARVLDAAPGPLAVPEVLSRAQSDLPGLGIATVYRTLKLLTDQKRIHPVTLDGETRYETAGKGHHHHFSCTRCGRVFTLHTCPVALPSGTVYPGGFIVEAHEVTLYGQCPDCAGA